TTTATTTTTAGGAGAAATATGAAAAAAATATATGATATAGGAAAAATAGAGATAGGAAAATTTGTAGATAGACCTAATAGGTTTATAGCTGAAATAGAGATAAATAATAAGGTAGAAAAATGTCACGTACATGATTCTGGTAGAATAAGAGAGCTACTTTTTCAAGGAAATGAGGTAGGAGTAAAGAGAGCTACTAATCTAGAAAAAAGAAAGACAGCTTTTGATGTTATTTCTGCTTTGACTCAAGAAAAAGATGAAAGAGTATTAATAAACTCTTCTTTTCATAGATATATTTCAGAAAATATCTTAAAAGATTTTGATATTTCTCCTTTCGGAGAGGTAGATAGTATAAAAGCTGAGGTGAAAATAGGGGATAGTAGATTGGATTATCTTTTAGCTAGTGGAGATAAAAAGATATGGATAGAGGTAAAGGGAGTATCTCTTTCAGAAGATAAGGTAGCAAAATTTCCAGATGCTCCAAGCACAAGAGCTTGTAAGCATTTAAAAGAGTTGATAAAATTAAAAGAGAGTGGAGATAGAGCTGCTGTTATGTTATTGGTATTTAGAGATTCTGATAAATTTAGACCTAAATATGAAACTGATGAGGAGTTTTCAAAGCTATTTTATGAAGCAAAATCTAAGGGAGTGGAAATATATCCTATACAGTTGAGATTAGAAGATGGAGCTATATATTATATAGAAAAGAAGATAGAGATTATATAAAATTTAAGTAACTATCCAGCTATTTATGATTTAAAAAGAAAACTAAGAATTGCTTCATATTCTAAGAAGTTGATTAACTATGAGCTTCCAAAATTCTAAGAGCTTTAGCTCTCTAAGAATTTTGAGACACAGAAAGCAAAGCTTTAAGTGTTTCCTTAATGTAACACAGAAAATAAATTTCTGTGTTACAATAGTAGTAGTCGTTAAAACTCCGCTACTATTGGAAGGGTTGAGTCTTCGACTTATTGCATTTTTTAGCGTTCGATTTCACTAAGTTAATCTAGCTTCTCTTTATAAATTACACAATTCTTTGAGTTTTCTTAAATTAATTTACTAGCTGAATAGTTATATAATTTCTTAGATTATAACTACTACTCTTCAGTTGTTTCAGTATTGAGTTCTTTATGAGCTAAAGTCAATTTTACTTTAGCAATTCTTTTATCTTTCACAGATAAAACTTCTAGAATAACATTATTATACTCCAATACAATTTTTTCCTTTTCATTTGGAACTCTTTCTAGCTCTCCCATAATAAATCCAGAAAGGGTATCGTAGTTATCAGAATAAAGATTTAAACCTAATTCATAGTTAAGAGTATCAAGGGAGAAAAGTCCATCTACAAGATAAATATTTTCTCCAATAGGAGTTAGTTTTGGTTCTTTATTCTCATACTCCTCTTCAATAGAACCAACAATCTCTTCAATTAAATCTTCCATAGTAACTATTCCAGAAAAACCACCATACTCATCTATGATAATAGACATAAATATCTTTGAAGCTTGCATCTCTTTGAATAAAATATCTATTTTCTTAGTTTCAGGGATAAAATATGGTTTTCTCATTATAGAACGAACATCGACATTTTCAAAGCCTTTTTTTCTAGCTTCTAAAATAAAATCTTTGATAAAAAGAACACCGACAATATTATCTATCTCCCCATCATATATAGGAATTCTTGAATGTTTTTTAGTTAAAAACTCATCAAGATACTCATCTAATGGAGTATTGATATCAATCATATAGGTATCTGTTCTTGGAGTCATAACCTCTTTTGCATATTTATTATCAAAAGATAGTACAGATGTAATCATATCCTTTTCTGTCTTATTAAAAACTCCGTGTATTTGTCCAACTTCTAATAGAGATTTTATCTCTTCTTCAGATACCTGTTCTTCAACATTATCAATTTTAAATCCAAGTATACGTAAAATTATATTTGTAGAAACTGATAATAATTTGATAAAAGGGAAAGTAAGCTTTGCTATGATATATATTGGTCTTATAGCAAACATACTTATTGCTTCTGCCTTGTGTAAGGCTATCCTTTTAGGAACTAACTCTCCAAATACAAGAGTAAAATAAGATAGTGTTATGGTAACGATTATAATAGAAATCTCCTTAGTGTAAGGAAGATTAAAAGCAACTAATCTCTTACTCAATATCTCAGCAAAACCTGTTGCTGCAGAAGCACTGGCAAAGAATCCAGATAGAGTTATAGCAACTTGAATAGTTGATAAAAAATTAGTTGGCTCAGCTAAGACTTTCTGTATGAGTTTAGCTGTCTTGTTACCATTTTCTGCAAGTAGATTGATTTTGTTCTTGTTAATAGAAACCATAGCTATTTCTGTACAAGCAAAAAAAGCATTTGTCATAGTCAAAAAGACTAAAAATAAAAGATTTAAAAAAAGATTAAATTGGGGTCCCGTATCCATAAATAAATCTCCTCCTTATAAATATTTTAATTGACTGTGATATCAAATTGTTGACTTAATGTAGTTACTAGACTAGTTTTAGTAATAATTCCTCTTAAAATTCCATTTTCATCTACTACTGGTAAACTAGATAATTTATTTTCATTTACTTCTTTTAAAACATCTATTATAGAGTTTTCTGGTCCAGTAGTAAACTCTGGAGTTTCTAATATCTCTCTTACAGTTTTATAATGATCTTTCTCTTTTTGTATAAGCTTACCAGTTATTATTCCTTCAAATTTTCCTTTTCTGTCAATTACAAGAAGCGAGTCAACTCTTTCATGTCTCATTTTTCTTACACACTTAAATAGACTCATCTCAGCAGAACAAGTGATAGGGTTGTCAAGCATAATATCTTTTACTTTTATATACTCTGGAGATGACCAAATTCTATTTTTTCCAACAAAATTACTTACGAAATCATTTGCTGGATTTTTTAAAATAGTTTCAGGATCATCATGTTGAATGACTTTACCAGTACCCATTATACATATTTTATCAGCAATCTTAACCGCCTCATCCATATCATGACTAACAAATATTATAGTCTTTTTATACTGAGTTTGGATATTGATTAGCTCATCTTGGAGCTGAGAACGAGTAATAGGGTCAAGAGCTGAAAATGGCTCGTCCATAAGAATTATATCAGGATTTGTCATAAAAGCTCTGGCTATACCAACTCTTTGTTGCTGTCCACCACTTAGCTGTTTAGGGTATCTATCAGCAAATTTTTCATAGGGTAATCCCACCATATCCATAAGCTCTTTTACTCTTTCTTCTCTTTCTAACTCTGGAACTTTTTCTAACTTAGCTACTAATTCGATATTTTCTTTTATTGTCATATGAGGGAAAAGACCTGTCTGTTGGATAACATATCCTATTCCTCTTCTTAAATCAATAATATTTTTTTTAGAAATATCCTCTCCATCTATAAGGATTTTTCCAGATGTAGGTTTGATAAGTCCATTTATCATTTTTAGTGTAGTAGTTTTTCCACAACCAGATGGACCTACAAAAACTGTAATACTTTTATCTTCTATTTTTAAATTTATATCGTGTAAAACTATATTATTTTTAAATATTTTATTTACTCCTATAAATTCTATCATTTCATACCTCCTTTTAATATCTAAAATTATTTAGATATTAGACCTCTTTCGATTAAAAACTCATGAGCTACTTCTTGAGGTTCTCTTTTGTATGTATCTACTTGATTATTTAATTCTCTCATTACTTCATCTGTTAAAACATCAACAAGTGAATCAGCTATATTTTTTAACTCAGGATATTTATTAGCAATATCTTCTCTTATTAATGGTACAGCATGGTAAGGTAAGAAAAACTCTTTATCATCATCTAAAACTACTAAATTATATGTAGATATTAATCCATCAGTAGCAAAGGCATCTATTACATCACTCTCTTTATTAGCAATAGCCTGATAACGAAGAGCTCCATCTATAGATAGAGAGTTTTTAAATTTCAGTCCTGGATAAGCTTCTAAAAGTCCAGGTAACCCATCATGTTTATTTGTAAATTCAAATGTAGATGAGATAGTTAATTGTGGAGCAACTTTAATTAAATCACTGATATTTTCTAAGTTATATTTATCAGCAGTTTCTTTTCTAACAGCTAATCTGTATGTATTATTAGCTGAAATCTCCTTTCCAACTAATACATCATACTTCTCTTCTATCTCTTTTTTTGATATAGAATAAACATCAGAAGATTTAACATTTTCAGCTATAGGGTTATGCTTTAACATATCAGCAAACATAGTTCCAGTATATTCCATATACATATCTACTTCTCCTTTATTTAAAGCACCAAAAATAACTTGAGTTCCTCCTAAGGCTAACTTTCTATTAACTTTGATATCTGTTTTATCTTCAATTAAATCTGCTAACATATTACCAAGAAGAATTTGTTCTGTATAATCTTTACTTGCAATAGTAACTACTTTTTCTTGTGGAGCTATAAAGTTTTTAACAATATTCTTTCCACTAGAAAATAAGATTAAAAAAACAGCAAGAGTTAAAATTAGTTTATGTAAGAAAGGGATTTTTTATTTTCCTCCTCTCCACTAACTATTCCTTTAGGAACAACTATTTTTTCTATAATAGCTGCTGTCCAGTCAATAAATAGAGCCAATATACAAGCTGGAATAGCTCCAGCTAAAATTTGATATGTATTGGCTGTTCTTATTCCAGAGAATACTAAAAATCCTAATCCACCAGCTCCTACAAAGGCAGCAATAGTCATAAGTCCAACAGCTGTAACAGCAGAGATACGTACACCTGCCATTATAACAGGAAGAGCCATTGGGATTTGAATTTTAAAAAGTATTTGTAATTTTGTAAGTCCAATTCCTTCAGCTGCTTCTATCATCTGTGGGTTTATTCCTTCAATACTTGTATAAGTATTTTTTATAATAGGTAGTAAAGAGTAAAGTACTACCATAAAGATAGATGGCATAACTCCAATACCTAAAAAAGGAATAAGAAAACCTAAGAGTGCCATACTTGGAATAGCTTGAATAGTATTAGCAATTCCCATAACTGTTTTATTTATTTTTTTAAAATGACTTATTAAAATCCCCATGGGAACTCCAATAAGAATAGCTACAAGTACAGATATCAGTGTAAGATTTATATGTTCTACTAAAAGAGATATAATCTGAGCTCGTTCTTGTATAATATAAGTAAAAAAATCCATAAGTAAACCTCCTAAAAAATTGTACAAAAAAACACCAGGCTAGAGTCATGGTGTTTTAATTTGTAAAATTAAAAATATAACAAAATAAAGCCTCAACTCTTTTCAATGCTGACGAGGTTAGCTGCCGGACTCGGATTGAAAAGTATCCTATTCCATAAAGGAAATTCGCCCCAAAAAAGTGGGTCCCCCGCTTTATATCATAATAAAGATATAAATTAAGCAATTTGCACATGTACATTATACAAGATTTTTTATAAAGAGTCAAATTTAAAGAAAAAATAATTTTATTTTGTTTTATTATTTTGATATAGAGTATATAGACCTTTTATACTTAAATCTGCTTTGTATACATCTATCTCATCAATTTCAGCAGATAAGATTTTTCCAAGTCCACCAGTAGCAACTACAAAGCACTCTTCTCCTACTTCCTCTTTCATTTTTCTGATAATATGTTTTATCTGTCCAGCATATCCATAGAATATACCAGATTGGATTTGAGAAATAGTATCAGAACCTAATGCACATTCAGGTGTTGTAAATTTTACCTTAGGAAGTTTTGCTGTGTTACCACAAAGAGCATTGATGCTCATCTCAATTCCAGGAAGTATTGCTCCTCCAACATAGACATTTTTCTTTAATACATCAAAAGTTGTAGCAGTACCTAAGTCTATGATGATAAGATTTTTATCAGGATACTCTTCAAGAGCTTGGACAATATCAATTATTCTATCAGCACCAAATCCAGTAGGATTCATATTACTAGCAAATGTAAAAGGTAGATTTTTTTCTAAGTCTACTATCATAGGCTCAATATTAAAATATTTTCTTCCAAAGAATTGGAAAATAGTTATAAGATTGGGAACAACTGAAGAAACAACTATTCCACTAACTTTTCTTATTTCAATTCCATTAAATTTTGAAATATTTCTAAAATAAGAGAAATATTCATCTTCTGTCAATTTATCATTTGTAGAAACTCTAAATGTAAGAAGAGTATTTCCTTTTTCATCAAAGATTCCTGTTACAATATGAGTATTTCCAATATCTATAGTTATAAGCATAAAACACCACCTTAATTTATTTTAAATTTTCTGGATTTAAAGCTTTTAATTCATCTAAAACAAAGATACCATCTTTTCTAATTAATATATCATCTATCCAAATCTCTCCACCACCAAACTCTGGTCTTTGGATAAGAACTAAATCCCAGTGAATACTAGATTTATTTCCATTGTCAGCTTGTTTATAAGCTTGTCCAGGAGTAAAGTGAATACTTCCAGATATTTTTTCGTCAAATAGAGTATCTTTCATAGGTTTTAGAATATATGGGTTTACTCCAAAAGCAAACTCTCCAATATATCTAGCTCCCTCATCAGAGTTTAAAATTTCATTTAATTTTTCTGTATTATTAGCAGTAGCTTTTACAATTTTACCATCTTTAAACTCAAATACTATATTTTCAAAAGTAAATCCTTCATAAACAGATGGAGTGTTGTATGAGATTACACCATTGACACTTTCTCTTACTGGAGCAGTATAAAGTTCTCCATCTGGAATATTTCTAAGTCCGTAACATTTAACATTAGGCATTCCTTTAATAGAAAAACTGATATCTGTTCCAGGACCTACTATTCTAACTCTATCTGATCTATTTAAAAGAGAACTCAAGCTGTCCATAGCTTTTTCCATTTTAGAATAATCAAGACAACATACATCAAAGTAAAAATCTTCAAAATTTTCTAATGATGTATTTGCAAGCTGTGCCATTGAGTTATTAGGATATCTTAGTACTACCCATTTAGTATTATTAACTCTTTCTTTTAAATGTACAGGTAGCATAAAGATATCTGAATACATTCTCATTTTTTCATCTTCTACATCAGATAGTTCTGCTGTATTGTCACTACCTCTGATCCCTATATAGCAGTCCATATCTTTCATTCTTTCTAGCTCATATTTTGCCATTAGTTCTAGTTGCTCTTTAGTAGAAGATTTTAAAAGCTCTCTAGTAATAGATTGGTCTTTTAAAGTGACGAAAGGTAATCCTCTAACTAAATGAATCTCTTTAACTAATGCTTTTGCTAGATTTTTAGGAGTATCTCCAAAAATTTCTATTAAAACTTTTTCTCCTTTTTGTACTCTACAAGAGTGAGAAACAAGATTTTTTGCTAATTTTAATATTCT
Above is a window of Fusobacterium mortiferum ATCC 9817 DNA encoding:
- a CDS encoding type III pantothenate kinase, which translates into the protein MLITIDIGNTHIVTGIFDEKGNTLLTFRVSTNDKLTEDEYFSYFRNISKFNGIEIRKVSGIVVSSVVPNLITIFQFFGRKYFNIEPMIVDLEKNLPFTFASNMNPTGFGADRIIDIVQALEEYPDKNLIIIDLGTATTFDVLKKNVYVGGAILPGIEMSINALCGNTAKLPKVKFTTPECALGSDTISQIQSGIFYGYAGQIKHIIRKMKEEVGEECFVVATGGLGKILSAEIDEIDVYKADLSIKGLYTLYQNNKTK
- the sfsA gene encoding DNA/RNA nuclease SfsA, whose product is MKKIYDIGKIEIGKFVDRPNRFIAEIEINNKVEKCHVHDSGRIRELLFQGNEVGVKRATNLEKRKTAFDVISALTQEKDERVLINSSFHRYISENILKDFDISPFGEVDSIKAEVKIGDSRLDYLLASGDKKIWIEVKGVSLSEDKVAKFPDAPSTRACKHLKELIKLKESGDRAAVMLLVFRDSDKFRPKYETDEEFSKLFYEAKSKGVEIYPIQLRLEDGAIYYIEKKIEII
- a CDS encoding aminopeptidase is translated as MDSRILKLAKNLVSHSCRVQKGEKVLIEIFGDTPKNLAKALVKEIHLVRGLPFVTLKDQSITRELLKSSTKEQLELMAKYELERMKDMDCYIGIRGSDNTAELSDVEDEKMRMYSDIFMLPVHLKERVNNTKWVVLRYPNNSMAQLANTSLENFEDFYFDVCCLDYSKMEKAMDSLSSLLNRSDRVRIVGPGTDISFSIKGMPNVKCYGLRNIPDGELYTAPVRESVNGVISYNTPSVYEGFTFENIVFEFKDGKIVKATANNTEKLNEILNSDEGARYIGEFAFGVNPYILKPMKDTLFDEKISGSIHFTPGQAYKQADNGNKSSIHWDLVLIQRPEFGGGEIWIDDILIRKDGIFVLDELKALNPENLK
- a CDS encoding hemolysin family protein, giving the protein MDTGPQFNLFLNLLFLVFLTMTNAFFACTEIAMVSINKNKINLLAENGNKTAKLIQKVLAEPTNFLSTIQVAITLSGFFASASAATGFAEILSKRLVAFNLPYTKEISIIIVTITLSYFTLVFGELVPKRIALHKAEAISMFAIRPIYIIAKLTFPFIKLLSVSTNIILRILGFKIDNVEEQVSEEEIKSLLEVGQIHGVFNKTEKDMITSVLSFDNKYAKEVMTPRTDTYMIDINTPLDEYLDEFLTKKHSRIPIYDGEIDNIVGVLFIKDFILEARKKGFENVDVRSIMRKPYFIPETKKIDILFKEMQASKIFMSIIIDEYGGFSGIVTMEDLIEEIVGSIEEEYENKEPKLTPIGENIYLVDGLFSLDTLNYELGLNLYSDNYDTLSGFIMGELERVPNEKEKIVLEYNNVILEVLSVKDKRIAKVKLTLAHKELNTETTEE
- a CDS encoding ABC transporter permease; the encoded protein is MDFFTYIIQERAQIISLLVEHINLTLISVLVAILIGVPMGILISHFKKINKTVMGIANTIQAIPSMALLGFLIPFLGIGVMPSIFMVVLYSLLPIIKNTYTSIEGINPQMIEAAEGIGLTKLQILFKIQIPMALPVIMAGVRISAVTAVGLMTIAAFVGAGGLGFLVFSGIRTANTYQILAGAIPACILALFIDWTAAIIEKIVVPKGIVSGEEENKKSLSYIN
- a CDS encoding glycine betaine ABC transporter substrate-binding protein: MLADLIEDKTDIKVNRKLALGGTQVIFGALNKGEVDMYMEYTGTMFADMLKHNPIAENVKSSDVYSISKKEIEEKYDVLVGKEISANNTYRLAVRKETADKYNLENISDLIKVAPQLTISSTFEFTNKHDGLPGLLEAYPGLKFKNSLSIDGALRYQAIANKESDVIDAFATDGLISTYNLVVLDDDKEFFLPYHAVPLIREDIANKYPELKNIADSLVDVLTDEVMRELNNQVDTYKREPQEVAHEFLIERGLISK
- a CDS encoding betaine/proline/choline family ABC transporter ATP-binding protein, with translation MIEFIGVNKIFKNNIVLHDINLKIEDKSITVFVGPSGCGKTTTLKMINGLIKPTSGKILIDGEDISKKNIIDLRRGIGYVIQQTGLFPHMTIKENIELVAKLEKVPELEREERVKELMDMVGLPYEKFADRYPKQLSGGQQQRVGIARAFMTNPDIILMDEPFSALDPITRSQLQDELINIQTQYKKTIIFVSHDMDEAVKIADKICIMGTGKVIQHDDPETILKNPANDFVSNFVGKNRIWSSPEYIKVKDIMLDNPITCSAEMSLFKCVRKMRHERVDSLLVIDRKGKFEGIITGKLIQKEKDHYKTVREILETPEFTTGPENSIIDVLKEVNENKLSSLPVVDENGILRGIITKTSLVTTLSQQFDITVN